A genomic segment from Tuwongella immobilis encodes:
- a CDS encoding type IV secretory system conjugative DNA transfer family protein → MSELGELSDPGSAKGHEDSFFRAASRDCLRNVVSLIILAKMPLTLDAIYEVIASAPTDLKIAARPDLMNERVVGQLLTLMEKKLTPENVSRALRVRDYWLVRFPGYPDKTRASVVEGMLARVGALSSGTLGRLFGSEMSWTPDLVYNGAITIVDCPQLKFGEAGRLATCLFKCSFTRDVQRRKVGLDTRPVFLWCDEVQYVLTSSDVMYATTARSSRCITVLLTQSISTLTAMLGGDMGAEAFVHSLLGNLRTKFFHSCEESRTCMYLAELAGHEFLPIPSWTVPTGVAGEGSPGPSASMGMQRIYRVEPSAIQALKTGGPANDFKVEAVVFRGGQPFANGKNFLKVTIDQRSGVIQ, encoded by the coding sequence GTGAGTGAATTAGGGGAACTTTCGGATCCAGGATCCGCCAAGGGACATGAAGACAGTTTTTTTCGAGCAGCCAGCCGGGATTGCCTTCGAAACGTTGTGTCCCTGATTATTCTGGCAAAAATGCCGCTGACTCTCGATGCCATTTACGAAGTCATCGCATCCGCTCCAACCGATCTGAAAATTGCCGCTCGTCCGGATTTGATGAACGAACGGGTCGTCGGCCAATTGCTGACGCTCATGGAGAAAAAACTCACTCCGGAAAACGTGTCTCGGGCATTACGGGTTCGGGATTACTGGCTCGTCCGTTTTCCTGGATACCCCGATAAGACTCGTGCTAGTGTGGTCGAAGGAATGTTAGCACGTGTCGGAGCACTGTCAAGTGGCACGTTGGGCCGACTTTTTGGTAGCGAAATGAGCTGGACGCCCGATCTGGTTTACAACGGGGCGATCACAATTGTCGATTGTCCTCAACTGAAGTTTGGAGAAGCAGGCCGACTGGCAACCTGTTTGTTCAAGTGCTCATTTACACGTGATGTTCAACGGCGAAAAGTTGGACTGGACACGCGTCCAGTATTTCTGTGGTGCGACGAAGTCCAATATGTGCTCACGAGTTCCGATGTGATGTATGCAACAACTGCTCGATCGTCTCGGTGTATAACTGTATTACTAACTCAAAGTATTTCGACGTTAACCGCGATGCTGGGAGGGGATATGGGAGCCGAGGCGTTCGTGCATTCGCTTCTTGGAAATTTGCGAACCAAGTTCTTTCACAGCTGCGAAGAATCGCGTACCTGCATGTACCTGGCGGAACTTGCTGGCCACGAATTTCTGCCGATTCCGAGTTGGACGGTTCCAACGGGAGTGGCTGGGGAAGGGAGCCCCGGCCCATCGGCCTCGATGGGGATGCAACGCATCTACCGCGTCGAGCCGAGTGCCATTCAAGCCTTGAAAACAGGGGGACCGGCCAATGACTTCAAAGTCGAAGCGGTGGTGTTTCGCGGCGGTCAACCGTTCGCAAATGGCAAGAATTTCCTGAAGGTGACCATCGACCAACGCAGCGGGGTAATTCAATGA
- a CDS encoding replication protein RepA, translated as MANKLSQFLPTRQQMRLIEASAEIQGSPPNRIDFLHTVHCQCGIPYRNPGDNVREWDRRQGLASLRIEAGSALDPRTGEFVKMGLPYGEKPRLVLIHLATEAVRTGSPVVEVEDSMTAFARALRMETNGQQLRTLKDQLARLAAATVRMGVVEDGRAVQVNAQFVSAFDLWFPRQEDQRVLWPSTVRLSDEYYRSLGKHAVPLDRRAVSALGSSSMALDVYVWLAQRLHRIAPNRPQFIDWVSLYEQFGQGFGRVRDFRRRFLQTLREVILVYPKARIDADGRGLTLFHSSPPVAARSEKSSLIA; from the coding sequence ATGGCCAATAAACTCTCGCAATTTCTGCCAACGCGACAGCAAATGCGGCTCATCGAGGCATCCGCCGAGATTCAGGGATCGCCGCCCAATCGCATTGATTTTCTGCATACCGTGCATTGTCAATGCGGCATTCCGTATCGCAATCCAGGCGATAACGTCCGCGAATGGGACCGTCGGCAAGGGCTGGCGTCGCTTCGCATCGAGGCGGGTTCCGCTCTTGATCCACGCACCGGCGAATTTGTCAAAATGGGCCTGCCATATGGGGAAAAACCGCGACTGGTACTGATTCATTTGGCCACCGAAGCGGTGCGAACGGGCTCGCCGGTGGTCGAAGTCGAAGACTCGATGACCGCGTTCGCGCGGGCATTGCGGATGGAAACCAACGGCCAGCAGTTGCGGACGCTGAAGGATCAACTGGCCCGTCTCGCGGCCGCGACCGTGCGAATGGGCGTGGTCGAAGATGGCCGCGCGGTGCAGGTGAATGCTCAATTTGTATCCGCCTTCGATTTGTGGTTTCCGCGACAGGAAGATCAACGCGTTCTGTGGCCATCAACGGTCCGGTTAAGCGATGAATATTATCGTTCGTTGGGCAAGCATGCGGTGCCGTTAGATCGGCGGGCAGTATCTGCGTTAGGCTCCTCATCCATGGCATTAGATGTCTATGTGTGGCTTGCTCAACGACTGCATCGAATCGCTCCCAATCGGCCGCAATTCATTGATTGGGTGTCGCTATATGAGCAATTTGGTCAAGGATTTGGCCGCGTTCGTGATTTCCGTCGGCGATTTTTACAGACGTTGCGCGAGGTAATATTGGTCTATCCCAAGGCCCGAATCGATGCGGATGGCCGCGGCCTGACGCTCTTTCACAGCTCGCCACCAGTCGCGGCCCGTTCGGAAAAATCCTCCCTGATCGCATAA
- a CDS encoding tyrosine-type recombinase/integrase codes for MMIDHQLTSRNKHEILPFEEIDSFRRACDDFFAGRIANSHTRKAYLRAARQFFAWCDTRGVPPKGVTAGLIARYFNERGWAVPTEKQHLAALRSLFDHLVAERLLDINPAASVRRARYSQDEGKTAEITTAEVRRLLSTIDTSNVLGLRDRAIIGVLNFTGARVGAIAALRLGDIRDDGSITTLHFREKNGKRRAVPVRPDLESWLRAYQHAADIDCDPRMNRDAPLFRCVQWDKSSRRLITNKSNMTPEYMRRMIKRRCKAANLSERITPHSFRVKTVTTLLQAGQPLEDVQYLVGHADPRTTRLYDRRKKRVTWDLVNSIPG; via the coding sequence ATGATGATCGATCACCAATTAACGTCGCGAAATAAACATGAGATTCTTCCATTTGAGGAAATCGATTCGTTTCGTCGAGCGTGCGATGACTTCTTTGCGGGGCGGATTGCGAATTCGCACACGCGGAAGGCATATCTGCGGGCCGCTCGGCAGTTTTTTGCCTGGTGTGATACTCGCGGCGTACCCCCGAAAGGTGTCACGGCGGGGCTGATCGCTCGGTATTTCAACGAGCGGGGTTGGGCGGTGCCGACGGAAAAACAACACTTGGCCGCGTTGCGATCGCTTTTTGATCATTTGGTGGCTGAGCGTCTGCTGGACATCAACCCGGCGGCATCCGTTCGGCGGGCGAGATACAGCCAAGATGAGGGGAAAACGGCTGAAATTACCACCGCCGAGGTGAGGCGTTTACTCTCGACAATCGACACATCCAATGTGCTTGGATTGCGTGATCGGGCGATCATCGGCGTGCTGAATTTCACGGGGGCTCGTGTCGGGGCAATCGCGGCGTTGCGGTTGGGCGACATCCGGGACGATGGGAGCATCACCACGCTGCATTTCCGGGAGAAAAACGGCAAACGGCGGGCGGTTCCGGTGCGGCCCGACTTGGAATCATGGCTGCGAGCCTATCAGCATGCTGCTGATATCGATTGTGATCCACGAATGAACCGCGATGCGCCACTGTTTCGCTGCGTTCAGTGGGACAAATCAAGCCGTCGATTGATCACAAATAAATCGAACATGACACCAGAATATATGCGCCGAATGATCAAGCGGCGTTGCAAGGCAGCTAACCTCTCCGAGCGAATCACCCCGCATAGTTTTCGCGTGAAAACCGTGACGACGTTGCTGCAAGCCGGCCAACCACTGGAGGATGTGCAATATCTCGTTGGCCATGCGGATCCGAGGACGACGCGACTGTATGACCGGCGGAAGAAGCGTGTGACGTGGGATCTCGTCAACAGCATTCCTGGCTGA
- a CDS encoding tyrosine-type recombinase/integrase, with protein sequence MAHQPKPFFRTARNAWYIQLDGQQIKLAPGPKNSTTEKAAWSQFHEIVAQRKISLRSNTAQPSDNSAALSVAHLCDKYLDWCKTHRASRTYDGYLWHLQRFIESLPDAISLPATSLRPYHIVEWIDKYPDWGQTYRRNAIAAIKRVYAWGEELGYIESNPIRKIRKPSPARREQVITPDDWIKIRDHYPEGDPFRDVLEFAWETGCRPMEIKRIEARHVDLPRHRVVFPPAESKGKRKARVIYLTARAEAALSRRLVATPTGILFKNADGLPWTASAMSCRFARLKKSLGVKYAAYSFRHSFAQRLLVSGVDHLTVAELLGHCDGTMIAKTYQHLAESSEHLMRTLNEANANQSM encoded by the coding sequence ATGGCACATCAACCAAAGCCGTTTTTCCGCACTGCTCGAAACGCCTGGTACATCCAGCTCGATGGTCAACAAATCAAGTTGGCACCTGGACCCAAAAATTCTACTACTGAAAAAGCAGCATGGTCTCAATTTCATGAGATTGTTGCTCAGCGAAAAATCTCTTTACGATCCAACACGGCGCAACCTTCTGACAACTCTGCAGCCTTGTCAGTCGCCCACTTGTGTGACAAATATCTTGATTGGTGCAAGACACACCGGGCTTCACGCACCTATGACGGCTATCTCTGGCATTTGCAGCGGTTTATCGAATCACTGCCCGATGCAATTTCGCTTCCAGCAACAAGCCTGCGTCCCTATCACATTGTCGAATGGATCGACAAGTACCCCGATTGGGGACAAACCTATCGCCGCAACGCCATTGCAGCAATCAAACGAGTGTATGCCTGGGGTGAAGAACTCGGGTACATCGAATCCAACCCGATCCGCAAGATTCGCAAACCATCGCCAGCCCGGCGTGAACAGGTAATCACACCCGATGACTGGATCAAAATCCGCGACCATTACCCGGAAGGAGATCCATTCCGCGATGTTCTTGAGTTTGCGTGGGAAACCGGATGCCGGCCGATGGAGATCAAACGGATCGAGGCGCGGCACGTGGATCTGCCACGTCACCGCGTGGTCTTTCCCCCCGCCGAATCCAAAGGCAAGCGAAAAGCCCGAGTGATCTACCTGACTGCACGTGCTGAAGCAGCGCTATCACGCCGCCTTGTCGCAACGCCGACCGGCATCCTGTTCAAAAACGCCGATGGGTTGCCGTGGACTGCATCGGCCATGTCCTGCCGTTTCGCTCGCCTGAAGAAGTCGCTCGGCGTCAAGTATGCAGCGTATAGCTTTCGTCATAGCTTTGCACAACGTCTGCTGGTGTCCGGCGTCGATCACCTGACCGTGGCCGAATTACTCGGTCATTGCGATGGCACCATGATTGCAAAGACTTATCAGCACCTCGCGGAGAGTAGCGAGCATTTGATGCGAACTTTGAACGAAGCCAACGCGAACCAATCCATGTAA